ccctcaccttcccagacAAGCCACACGTGCCGCTGATTACTCTCAGAACTTTATTGGGTGGATAAGGGCTAAAAAGAACTGAAACAAGTCACCAAACCGGTGCCGGGCGTCGGGGGCCGAGCCGCTTCCTCCGGCGGGCCcgcgcggggccgggacgggacgggacgggagggacccagggaggagaggagggaggccggcccgcctcccccgccgcggGCCGGAGCCGCGGCTGAGATCGAAGTCAAGGAACCGCTACGTCCGGGGAGCCTCTAGGTACGAAAAGAGTTTCGGAGCTGCCGCCGGCCCCCAGCGACCCTGGCGGCCCCCGGCTCGAAAAGAAAAGCGGGGTggccggcggcccccggcggcGGGGCGTCACTCCCCCACTCCGGCCCCGGTCGGTCCCGTGACAGGCTGAAAAATTAAGTTCTTCGAAGTAACGGTGGGAAGGAGAGTCCGGAGGCTGGGGGCAGCTGTGGGGTCAGAGGCTTCTTGCTTTGGCCAGGTCAGCGGTCGCCCGACctcaggttggggggagggggtgcggtgccggggccgcccgccccccgcccccgcgggcccCCGCGCCTCGGGGACGGCACAGAGCCCGCACCCCCCAGgttggggcagaggggtggggggagaggaggagggggagaggaggagattcaCTACCCCCACCCAGAGAAAAAAGGCTGCGGGCGGCAGACACCACATTTAGGCTTCTATTACATttacaaatacatacataaatatattACATACAACAGCAAATCAAAGGGGGAGGTtcggtgggggcgggcggggaccgaggcccgcggcggcggggcggggggcggcggcccccaCGGAGACGTCCGGGCTCACGGTTACTTCTTCCTCTGTCGCCGCTGGTCCGGGAGCAGGCTGGGGTCCAGGCGGGGCCGGGCGTCGGGGGCTGGGCCGcacctctccgcgcctcagttcgtCCAGTACGGAGAGCTGCCGTACGCGCTCTTGTTGGCCTGAGACTTTGGCTGCATGGAGCTGGGCTGGCTGCGCTGGGCCGAGCCCCCCTGCGGACGGACCCGGAGAGCACGCGCCCGTCAGACCCCCGAGGCCTCCGCCGCCCCGTCAGGCTACCTCCCTTCACCCCCCGGGCCCCAGCCGGACGATCTCTAGCacggctctcttctccccttcagaaCGTACACCCATCCGACCGCTCGGGTGCCCCTTTTACGGCTGCCGCCCCCGACTGGCGTgggagctcttcgtgggcaggggacgtggctCGTGCTTGTCGCGCACGGGGTACGGTGcccgggggcgcggggaggggagctcaatagatatgagaGGTCGGTGGCTGTGGGCACCGACCCGCCGTAGCCGAGGTCTCCCCGGAAGAGGGTGCGGGGGCCGAGCCGGCCGACTCCGTGCCGCCCTCGGCCCGGGCGGCCCGCGGGGAGTCCCCGGCTCCGGGATCCGGTGCCCGCTCGCCAGCGGGACCGGCCCAGGCCCAGAAGGGCGACCCTGGCTTCCGCCCTCGGCACCTTCCCGTTCCGGTTCCCGACGGGAATCTGTGCTTCCCCCGGCCAAGCGGGTCCCCGCCCTCGCTggtcgggccgggggtgggggaggcgggccgCGAAGCCGCCCTCTGACCTGTCCGTCCTGCTGCAGGTGGTGGTGCAGCATCTGCGAGTGCGGCTGCTGGTGGGCCGGCAGGATGTGCAGGAACGGGGCCGGGGCGTAGCCCGGGGCCGCGCCGGGGTTCAGGGGCCCCGTGGACCCCAGGGCGGAAGGCAGGCTGAACGGCGGCGGGGTCCCCGCGTGGAACCCCTGCTTGTCAAACGTCTGCGGGACATGGGCGGGAAGCGGGCTCAGAGCCCGGGCcctcctccccgggaccccccgaccCTTACCCCCACCGGCACTCCccgccccagacacacacacacactgacttaCCTGAGTCTTGTTGTAGGCCGAGCCCGTGAGGTCAGGCACACCTGTGTTACTTGAGGTTACTGTCACCCCTGCAACGTCAGAGGCGGCTGTTCCCCCAGAGACCCCGAGGGCCCCAGAGCCCCCGGGGAGGGAACCgcacccaccccccagccccacctggggATCCCCGGCCCACGGGGACCCACCCTGGGCACGAGGGTTCAAAATGGGCTCGGCCACAGGGAGAGCCCGGGCCCTCTGGCCCGGGGGTGGGAAGCGGGGGCCCGAGTGGAAGCCAAGGCCGGCGGAAGTAGTAGCCGGGGAAGGGTGGGGGccgcggaggggacggggggttacctttcccgggcccgggcccagcaGACTTGTTTTGTGCTTGAGATGAGCCGCTGTATCCTCCTTTACCGTAGTCTCCCGCCGCCGTCCCCTGCGTCAGATCGTCGTAACCTGCCGCGGGAGACGCCGACGGGGGTCAGGGAAAGGGGGTCCGCTCCCCGCCCATCCCTTCGTCCCCCCGCGGCCGACCCGGCCCTCACCTGCTCCGTAGCCGTGCTGGCCGTAGCCGCCGGCCTGCTGAAACGGGGTAGTGGCCGTGCCGAGACTCACGCCGTGCTGCTTGGCGGACGCCGGGGGGACCTGAGGAGCGAGGAGGCGGCTGTGGCGGACGGAGGGGTCTGGGCGACCCCGGGCGGAGACGGGACGGtacctccctcccccgggccgcgCGTCGCCCGGGAGGGGAGGACGCCCCGAGGTGCAAAGTCTTACCGGAAggcccgggacggggaggggttgggggcgggcgcgtgcccggggagcgggccggggccccCCAGTACTCACAAACATGGTCGGCCCGTACTGGAAGGCACTGGGCACCCCCGGGACGCCGGCATAGTAGGGCAGGCCGGTGTAGCTGTAGCCGGGCGGCAgcgtggggttgaggaagggctGCTGGGCCGTGTGGTGACTCTGGGACTGGTTCTGCTGCGGCTGGGCCAGGGTGGTGGCGGGAGCCGGCGACGCCGAGTCTCCCCTGCCGAACTTACTTACATCACCTGCGGGGGAAGGTCCGCGGCCCACGGCCCGCCTCAGTGCCGCCGCCCCACATCGTTGGGAAGGGCACGTGCCAGGACGCCGAGCCatccccccccaagcccctgccGACTGTTCTTTCAGGTTCGTGCGTTGCCCCCCTTCGTCCCCCTGGCTGCTCTAACGCTTTAGCGTTTCACTGTTCCGGACGGGTCCCTCTCCCGACCTTCTACATTCAGAGAAGGGTGAGCACCCGGAGGGGCGGGGTCCGTGTCTAATCCCCACCGGGGTATCCTTCCCCAGCGCCCAGCAcggcgctctgctcacagcaggcaCCCGATGAACACCACCGTccgggcggcccgggccgggccacGACCACGTCCCCCAAGACAGAGCCCTCGGTCCGACCCTCGGGGGCTCTTGGCGGGCGGGGTGCGGGCCGGCCTCCCGGGGGTAGGGGGCGGGGGCGAGACCAACCTGAGTACGGATTGCTGGCGAGGCCGCCGTCTCGGCCCGTGAGGGTTGCCGGAGCGGGGAAGGTGATCCCGTAATAGTCCTGGAAGACACGCCAGAACGCTGCCGTCAacgaggccgggccccgggccccgggccccgggccccgccccgggacGGCCAAGCACcggccggccccgctccccgccgccaCGCGCCGCCGCCGGGGGCAGGACCAGGGGCCACGCGGCGAGGGGcgaggggccgcggggcgggaggaccggcgggagggaagggggtgcgggcccagacccccggggccggagcgccccggctccgcccctcctccGCTCGGCTGCGAACGCCGCAGGCCTGGAAACTACCCTCGGTCCGACTCGAGAGACTCGGGACGGCAGCTAAGAAAGCGGATTGAACGGTACGAACCTGAAAAGGAGTCATCAGAAGAGGAGGTGCCTAAAGGGTTAAAAAGGGGACAGCATGACTTAGTTTGGGCTCCCGGTCCAGGCTGGGGGCGAGCCCCCGCCTAACGCTAAGGGGGACGGCTGGGGCGGGCCTCCAAAGCTGGCGGGGGGtgccggggcgggggaagggtgtttgggggggatgcagaggggcgggggtgaggggggcggtTGCGTCTTCTCAGAGGAGGGGCTGGGTGATGGCGATGCCGCTCCAAGcccaggagagaggaaatggaggaaaccCAGCACAATGGAGAGCGCTCAGTGCTTGGGCCTTGGAGGGCCTcgggcaccgggggggggggggggggggggggggggggggagggagctatGGGAGGGGAGcgagcagggggtgaggggacaggCACGGGGACCGAGGAGCCAGGAAGCccgaggggtcggggggtgggggtgccctgcccagctcctgagaatccccaccttctctccccccatcccaccccggaCCCGGGAGCCGAGAATTTCCGAAAATTCCTCCGCCGTGCCCCGGCCCTCGTCGTCCGGTGCAGGCCGGGGgaaccggccgggcccggccctctACGTTCCCCAAGTGTTCTGGGCCGGGCTGCTTAACCGGAAGATTGGGGGCGGGGAATCTGAAGAAAGGAAACCGAGTTTGAAACGGTCAGTCGGCCCTTCCGACAGGAACGGGCGAAGGGGACTCTCGGTTCCTGGAGAGCTCTCGCCACggcccggcgggggtgggggatgacCCGACACGAGGAGAGCCCGGGAAGCTGGACCCGGTGACGACTCAGGGAGGCCCAACCGAGGCCGAGACTGGAGGTcgatcccctcccccggcctccaacACGGCCCCCTCGCAACGGCCCCTATGGGCCCAGGGGACCAGCGAGAAGCTCATTCCCGAAGACCGGCCGTCGCCTGGGGTTAAAAACCGACCCCGTCCAAAGATCCACCACATTCAACTGCCGACTGCATCGACGCGGAGAAGCCGGATGTGCCCGGGGCCCGCTCGGGTGGGGTCGGAGCCTGGAGCGAGGGAGGCGGTAAGGGCGATGGCTCAAGCGGGACTCAGTGCAGGAATGAGTTCACCCGATTCCTGCTAGGCCGCTGGTTTATCGACTGTGGCTTCACACGCCCCTCACGGATCATTTAATGCTTTGTCTGTCACAGAGTGCAGGGGTCGCGGTGCcccaggggagggcggggaggggctccctccccccctttcccacaGCTCCCCGGGGCCCGGACTTCCCATTTGCTCAGCTCTGCCTCAGTTCACCAGTATCACCGGGAAATGACTGGCTTTGGCTCTGCTACAGAGAAATACCTTGAGGGAGATTTTCCTTTCTTCGCCCACCCCAGGAAGACGGGACGCCCCGAGCACGTGAACTTGTCCAGGCCACGGGTTCCGGGGGCAGCCCGGGTGCCCGGAGGCTAGCGGGGCCTCAGCTGGGGAACCGGGGACCAAGCCGGTCCCGGCCTGCTGCCGCCTTCTAATCCGTCGTCCGCTCCTCTCCCGGGCTGGAAGTTGAGAAAGCGTCCGGCCCCCGGGACCAAACTGAGCCGGCGATAGCCCCGGGGGCCAAGAATCCATTCTGTGGGATTGGAGACCCGCCTCACCCCGGGCTCGGATTTTGGGACCAACGGTCCAGCCCCTCGACCCTGGCCGGGGGATGTGGAGAACTACATTTGGGACAGAGGTGAAAAGGCTGCTACACCCAAAGGGCCCGAGGGCAGTGGTCACCACCAATCTGTCCTGGTTCTCTGTCCTCCTCAGTCTTCCCAAGTGGAGGCCCGCTCTCGCTTCCTCCTGCCCACGTGTTCCGTGGGTCTGGGGCGGAGGCAGGCCCTTCTGTCTCTGTTCGAGGGGCTCCCTCCGTCGGCCCAGGGTCTAGGAGAGGGCCTCCAGCTGGgtgttgggaagaagaggaggaggaggaggagccccgaAGATGGATGAGGCTCTTTAGGCTCAAAAAGGAGGAACTGGATCAAAAAAGTACCGGAGGTTAATGAATGACCAAATGGAAAATGAAAGCGACGCCTCCTCAAAAGGTGCAGAAGAGGGGGAAATTCTTGAAAACCAAACAATGATGAAAGGAAAATGAGCTCGTGAATAAAGCCAGGGCACCATGGAGCCGGCCCACCCACAAGCCGGCCACAAGTCGGTCGGTCCGCCGGTCGGTCGTCCGGCCGGCATGGCTCAGCGAGGGCTCCTGAGAGCCTGGCTCTTGCTGCTCTTCTGGGCCGGGGCCTCTTCCCCTCACTGCTCCGGCCTGTGGCACCAGCTCCCGCGGGGCCTCTCGCGCGCCTTGCAGCTCCTGGACCAGGTGGCCGGCAGGTTCCCCCTCGAGTGCCTCGGGGCCGAGGAGAACTTGCGCTTCCCCCGGAAGGTCTTCGGGCCCgcgcggccccgccggcccaACGCCATGCTTATCGCCCAGCAGATCTGCCACCAGGTCCTCGATGTCTTCAGCCGAAACCTGCCCCCGGCAACCTGGGCCCGGGACAGCCTGGAGGCCTTCCTGCGGCTGCTGGACCGGCAGGCCGAGCGGCTGGGGCCctgcggggcgggccgggggagccccCGACCCGCCGGCGGCAAGCTGAGGAAATACTTCCGCAGAGTCCAGCGTTTCCTGAGGCGTGGCAACCAGAGCGACTGTGCCTGGGAGATTGTCCGGGCGGAGACCCGGAGGGGCCTGCAGATGACCGAACTCCTGGTGGCCCGGCACGGGACCGCCCCCAGCCGTTTCTGACTCCGAGACAAAGCGACGGTGGGTGTCCCTCTGTCATCGAGTCTCCGTTTTGAAATACattctctctctcgttctctctcctgcctctctctcccttcaccggCTCCTGGGTCCTTTGAGGATGCGGCACTCCAGAAAGACCCAACTGTGCCCAGTGACCTCAGCCAGATCCACCTGAACGGCGGGGTCAAGGGAAGAGGAAGCAGGCAGCTCCTGGCAAGAAGGgcaaccctcccgccccccgcccccgacaccGCGGGCTTCGTCTGGCACGATCGGCCCCGGGAGGGCGAAGGGGCCGACGAGCACTCTCGCGACGGCTTCTGACTTACCATTGGCAGCCTGGATTGGAGCATCTGGAGATCATCGTAACCATAAATCTGCTTGAAGACACAGTAAGGAGACGAAGCCATCGTATCAATCCTTGGCGGCACCGGACCGGTCCGAGGCCCCCTTTCGGAAGCCCCGGGGCTGGGGTCTAAAACTCTGGCCGGGTCAGGCAGggcagatccctgccctccgccccccctGGGGGCACAgcgctcctccacctcctccccaaggATGGGCAGGCTCCCAGAGACTGGCCAGAGGAGAGTGGTGAGAccgttggtgggggggggggggggtagaggaggaaaaGGCTTTGGTTCTGATGACTATTCAGCTCCAAGGAGGAAGACAGATTACCAGCCGCGAGAAGGGGTGTGTTGCTCGGCAGACAGAGAGGGTCCGTGCTCCCACCGCGACCCGGGGCTTGGCCGCTCAGGTGCGGGATCCGGCGCCCCTGAGTTCCGGCCGCCGTCCAGTGGCACCCAGCAGGTACAAGAGCCgccactttgtgggcaggggatcccCAGCAAAAGCCCTGGGCCCCACAcgagggtgggcgggggagagacCTCATCTACCCTCCCCAGCTAGCCAGAGCGGTGGCTCCCAAGGCTCCGTCGCCTCCCTCAAATTGCTGGCTAGAGCCGGACCGTCGGGCTCTAACCACCCGGCACTCCCGGGCAGATGGGGAAAGGAAGTGCCTTGGAGGGGGCGGGCTGGCTCCCAGCAGCTCCTTGCCTGCTGACTCTTTATTCCCGGGGCTTTCTGGAGCCAATATCAGGGGCTCCTCCCCTCTCCGAACCCTCCGGGATGCTGGTGAACCAGCAATGCCCCCAAAGCCACCCCCAAAGCCGCCCCCAAGGCCTTTGGACCCGGGTCCTTCACGCGCCAGACCAAGAGAGTCCAAGCCAAGGGCTTACTGGGTAGGCAGGCAGGAGTCCTCCGGGGCCCACGATGTACTGGTTGTGTAACAGCGGCGGGACTCCCTGCGGCAGGTTCGGGGGAGCTTTGCCTGGGAAAGCAAAAAACGGAAGCGTTCAGAGCCGACGAATGCGGTACAGGCCTGGCAGatttgggcaggggaagggagggaggtggcaAGCGCACTCGAATCGGACccactggagggagggggagcctcGGGACTTTTGAGGCtgaaggtgggtggcagaaggaaCGCACTGCAGTCCACCCAGATATGCAGGGCACTGGAAGAGTAGGGGGTGGGTATGTGGGTACTGAGCAAGGCAAGTGGTGGGCATATGTGTACATTTGTGGGTATGCGTGCTGGCGTGTTCTAAGAAGGGAGGAGGGTCGGGGATCAGGAGCCCGGAGTAAAGACAGGCTTGAGCGGAGAGCGGGGAGGTGTGGGGGTCAAGGGTGAGGAAGCCTCCTAATGCCCTCACAACCTGGCTAAAGCTGGGCTTAGCTCGCAAGCTTAGTTCCATTCGGATCTTCTCCATCTGTGATTCGCAAGGGAGCCTACCCCAAAGCCTCAGTTCCTACCCAAGTTTGCTGGTTAGGTCAGTTCATTCCCTGAACAAAGGGTCCCGGGAACCAGGCCCGTCTAGAGCAAGGAGGCTTCTGAATTCTCACATGAGCAgaacaggggtggggggtgactgGACATGGGGGACAAATCCTTCAAGCGGGTCCAAACCCTGGAAGGCCGCCTCCCCCTCGCCGGGCCCAGCCCGACTTAGAGACATGCTCATGCCTCACATGCCCTGCTTTGGCCCTGTGCATATGGAGTAAATGAGAAGACCTGCCCTGCCTAAACCTCCCCACCTGACAAGGGGCAGCAGGGGCTGACTCTACCTCCGAGCTGTGTGCTTGGACCCACAGCCCTCCATGGGGAGtggtggaaatggggagagggtgtGGATATCTGGGTTGTGGCtagtttggttccattttggcaacggccccccaaccccatcccctcacTACACCCTCTCTGGGAAACCCAACTCAGGGGAACATTCGGGGGAGCACAGACTTCTCGATCCAATTCAGCTGCTCTCCTTGACCCGGAACCCAAGTAACAGCCCCAGAATCCAGGAACAGCCTAGAGCATCGGAAGGACAAATGCCAAGCCCAACAGCTCGTGAGAGCACTTGCTCTTCCTTTAGAAGCCCCAGGCCCCCGGcagaggggtggagagaaagacCCGGTCCGGTACCTGAAGACACCAAGGGCGCAGCGCGGGTGGTGGCGCTTGGCATGGATGCGCTGGGCACACTCAGCCCCAAGCTGTTTGTAGTGTTCATACTGCTGCTGGCCATGCTGACGACGGAAGATGTGGTGCTCGTGGCGGAGGTGGCGGCCGGAGAGAAGGTAGTGGTGGTGGCGGCGGAGGacgggagggcggcggcggcgttgtTCTCGGCCCCCGGATGCTACGGAGACAAAACCCGGGGCGCTTcagctcgggggggcgggggttgctgGTCGGAGAGCGGGACAAAGCCCAATCCTTGGCCAGAAGGGAAAGACATCCTGCATTAACCACAAGTCACCAGCCCGGGTCAGGTCGGAGGCACCCGTCATCCAGTCAGCTCGCCTTTGGCTAGAACGTCTGGGGACGGGCGCGTTCCCGACTCGCAGTGGGTCAACAACAGTGGAGAACGCTTTCAGGCCCTGCCAGTGAATGActcggggccggggaaggggcatAGCAGGGTCGGGATGTGTGTTCCATACCCGAATGGTGCCagatgggagagtccagcagaccGGGAGGACTATAAACCCGTGCAACCTGAACAGATGCCTCTCTCTCTACAGAGAGCATCAGCGTCCCACAGTACTCTAACCGCAGTGTTGGGAGCTAGCTGCACCCCTTCGGCCCATATCGAGGGTGCCGCCCCTGCCTCGGGTCCCAGGCCAGAGCCCGTTCACATCGCCCTACCCTATAGGCAGCTGGGGTGGCTGGGGGGATGGCAGGGAGAGcttggtggaggaggagcccactgagaaggaattgagaagcagcgtggcctagcggatagggcccaggcctgggagttagagcacctgggttctaatcccggctccaccacttgtctgctgcgagtcCTTGGACgactcgcttcatttctctgggcctcagttacctctgtctgtaaaatggggattaagaccataagccccatgtgcgacattaAGCCACTATATGGCAATAAGTCCTCTTTTTCCTAGCTCGCTCCTCCTTCCGTGTCATCGATATGCTTGGATCTATGACGTTTGGGTATTTGATACtcgtcccacccccaccccacagcacttatgtacagatatataaattatatattatgaattatttatatttaatgtctgtctccccctgtagactgtaagcttgctgtgggcagggaatgtgtccgctaattctgttgtatcgtcccctcccaagcacgaagtacagtgttctgcccatattaagtgctcaataaataccactaattgactgattaacatgcaccgcgtcccacccgattagctcgtatctaccctagcacttagcgcagttgtctggcacatagtaagtgcttaacatgtagctattttttttttttaaaaaaaaaagacctctgtCCATCT
This portion of the Ornithorhynchus anatinus isolate Pmale09 chromosome 3, mOrnAna1.pri.v4, whole genome shotgun sequence genome encodes:
- the LOC120638283 gene encoding interferon alpha-12-like, whose amino-acid sequence is MEPAHPQAGHKSVGPPVGRPAGMAQRGLLRAWLLLLFWAGASSPHCSGLWHQLPRGLSRALQLLDQVAGRFPLECLGAEENLRFPRKVFGPARPRRPNAMLIAQQICHQVLDVFSRNLPPATWARDSLEAFLRLLDRQAERLGPCGAGRGSPRPAGGKLRKYFRRVQRFLRRGNQSDCAWEIVRAETRRGLQMTELLVARHGTAPSRF